A genomic region of Herbaspirillum sp. DW155 contains the following coding sequences:
- the mltB gene encoding lytic murein transglycosylase B → MPISLPRLTSLTLILMLAGLCALAPAVQAQEGKPVDKKTQNKAANKKTADKKAKPQAKKKAAAADQGEFVNFNEWKDVGRFMDEMVERNHFQRSDLNALFAQTRYVDSAIQLIKPAPGTKPKNWTAYRARFVEPVRINAGVDFWNTYGVALARAEAQYGVPMEIIVGIIGVETVYGRNTGNFRVMDVLTTLAFDYPNTPNRDARMAFFRGELENTLLWAREAGIDPMSLRGSYAGAIGWPQFMPGSIREYAVDFDGDGKIDLRNSPVDAIGSVAHYLAVHGWQRGEPVAFPVQVSSENRQWEAMLNQGLEARYTADELHAAGISTPDLPAGMRFGLVDLQNGTGPTEYWIATNNFYAITQYNRSYFYAMSVADLGRAVATARNP, encoded by the coding sequence ATGCCCATCTCCCTGCCCCGCCTGACCTCCCTGACCTTGATCCTGATGTTGGCCGGCCTGTGTGCCTTGGCTCCTGCCGTGCAAGCGCAAGAGGGCAAGCCTGTGGACAAGAAAACCCAGAACAAGGCGGCGAACAAGAAGACGGCAGACAAGAAGGCCAAACCGCAGGCGAAGAAGAAAGCAGCGGCCGCCGACCAGGGCGAGTTCGTCAACTTCAACGAGTGGAAGGACGTCGGCCGCTTCATGGACGAGATGGTGGAACGCAACCACTTCCAGCGCAGCGACCTCAATGCGCTCTTCGCCCAGACCCGCTACGTGGACAGTGCCATCCAGCTCATCAAGCCCGCGCCCGGCACCAAGCCCAAGAACTGGACGGCCTATCGCGCGCGCTTCGTGGAACCGGTGCGCATCAATGCCGGCGTCGATTTCTGGAACACCTATGGCGTGGCACTGGCCCGCGCCGAAGCGCAGTATGGCGTGCCCATGGAAATCATCGTCGGCATCATCGGCGTGGAGACGGTCTATGGTCGCAATACCGGCAACTTCCGCGTCATGGATGTGCTGACCACGCTGGCCTTCGATTACCCCAACACGCCCAATCGTGACGCACGCATGGCCTTCTTCCGCGGCGAACTGGAAAACACCCTGCTGTGGGCGCGCGAAGCCGGCATCGATCCGATGTCGCTGCGCGGCTCCTATGCCGGCGCAATTGGCTGGCCGCAGTTCATGCCGGGCAGCATCCGCGAGTATGCGGTGGACTTCGATGGCGACGGCAAGATCGACCTGCGCAATTCGCCGGTGGATGCCATCGGCAGCGTGGCCCACTACCTGGCCGTGCATGGCTGGCAGCGCGGCGAGCCGGTGGCTTTCCCGGTGCAGGTCTCCAGCGAGAACCGCCAGTGGGAAGCCATGCTCAACCAAGGCCTGGAAGCCAGATACACCGCCGACGAACTGCACGCCGCCGGCATCTCCACCCCGGACCTGCCGGCCGGCATGCGCTTCGGCCTGGTCGACCTGCAGAACGGCACCGGCCCCACCGAGTACTGGATCGCCACCAACAACTTCTACGCCAT
- a CDS encoding histone deacetylase family protein, which translates to MTTAIYTHADCQRHEMGDWHPEAPARLEAIEDQLILSRIDQFLDRREAPLADPAELERVHTSGAVDYVREHCHALSLSGQHYYSIDGDTLLNKHSWRAALRAAGAAVAATDAVIAGELDNAFCAVRPPGHHAMPGQAMGFCLFNNVAVAARHAIDVHGLERVAVIDFDVHHGNGTEDIFAHDPRVLMVSFFQHPFYPFSGDAPTEAHIVNVPVPAYSDGSAVRQVVNEKWLPALHAHQPQMIFISAGFDAHREDDMGQMGLVEADYAWMTRQIMKIADQYAKGRIVSCLEGGYNLSALGRSVVAHLKVLADLE; encoded by the coding sequence ATGACCACCGCCATCTATACGCACGCCGATTGCCAGCGCCATGAAATGGGTGACTGGCACCCCGAGGCTCCGGCTCGGCTGGAAGCCATCGAAGACCAGCTGATCCTGAGCCGCATCGATCAATTCCTCGACCGCCGCGAAGCGCCCCTGGCCGATCCGGCCGAACTGGAGCGCGTGCATACATCGGGCGCCGTCGATTACGTGCGCGAGCACTGCCATGCGCTGAGCCTGTCGGGCCAGCATTACTACTCCATCGACGGCGATACCCTGCTCAACAAGCACAGCTGGCGAGCCGCCCTGCGCGCGGCCGGCGCGGCCGTGGCGGCGACCGATGCGGTAATCGCGGGTGAACTGGACAATGCCTTCTGCGCGGTACGTCCGCCCGGCCACCACGCCATGCCGGGGCAGGCGATGGGTTTTTGCCTGTTCAACAATGTGGCGGTGGCGGCGCGCCATGCCATCGATGTACACGGGCTGGAGCGGGTGGCGGTGATCGACTTCGACGTGCATCACGGCAATGGCACCGAAGACATCTTTGCCCATGATCCCCGGGTGCTGATGGTGAGCTTCTTCCAGCATCCCTTCTATCCTTTCTCGGGCGATGCGCCCACCGAGGCGCACATCGTCAACGTGCCGGTGCCGGCCTATTCCGATGGCAGCGCGGTGCGCCAGGTGGTCAACGAGAAATGGCTGCCGGCCTTGCATGCGCACCAGCCGCAGATGATCTTCATCTCGGCCGGCTTCGATGCCCACCGCGAAGACGACATGGGCCAGATGGGGCTGGTGGAGGCCGATTACGCCTGGATGACGCGACAGATCATGAAGATCGCCGACCAGTATGCCAAGGGCCGCATCGTCAGTTGCCTCGAAGGCGGTTACAACCTCTCGGCGCTGGGACGCAGCGTGGTGGCCCACCTCAAGGTACTGGCCGACCTGGAATAG